GGCCGGGCGTCCCCATCGGCTTCGGTGGTGGCCACCCGGTCGGTCGGGTGATCGACCGGGTGGTTACTGTGCAGTCACTTAGGTGTGTGCCTCATGGCGTACGCGCCTGATCCGACCGCATCCATCGGAGGCGCCCCATGGCTTCGTTCGACCCGGTTCTCGACAAGGACGGCGTACGGCTCACCGTTGACGACGCGATCGCCACGGTGACGCTGACCAACCCGGCCAAGCGCAATGCCCAGAGTCCCGCTCTGTGGCGGGCGTTGGCGCAGGCCGGCCGGTCACTGCCGGGCTCCGTCCGCGTGGTGGTCCTGCGCGCGGAGGGCAAGTCCTTCTCCGCGGGGCTCGACCGGCAGGCGTTCACGCCCGAGGGCTTCGACGGGGAACCGTCGTTCATCGACCTCGCGCGCGGCTCCGATGCCGAGCTCGACGCGACCATCGCCGAGTACCAGGAGGCGTTCACCTGGTGGCGGCGTAGCGACGTCGTGTCCGTCGCCGCCGTCCAGGGACATGCCATCGGTGCGGGATTCCAGCTCGCGCTCGCCTGTGACCTGCGCGTCGTCGCGGACGATGTGCAGTTCGCCATGCGCGAGACCAGCCTCGGGCTCGTCCCCGACCTCACGGGGACGCATCCGCTGGTGAGCCTCGTGGGGTACGCCCGCGCGCTCGAAATCTGCGCGACAGGACGTTTCGTGTCGGCCGAGGAGGCCGAGCGCACCGGGCTCGCCAACCTCGCGGTGCCCGGCGGGCAGCTTGACGACGCGGTACGTGACTTGGCGTCGGCGCTTCTGGCCGCGCCGCGTGACGCCGTCATCGAGACGAAGGCCTTGCTGCGCGGCGCGCAGGAGCGGTCGTACGAGGAGCAGCGGGTTGCCGAGCGCGAGGCTCAGGCACGGCGGCTGCGGGACCTTGCGGGGGTGGGGGACTGAGGTTGCCTTGGGGCTTGCGCCCCTCGGGATCTGAGGCCCTTGGTCCACCGCGGCCGCGTGGGGGCTTGTCGCACCCACGCGGCGGAGCCGCATGGGCCACAGCCCCGCGCCCCTGACTGACGCGTCGCTAGTGCACGGCGGTTACCAGCACAGCCACTGACGGGGCGTCCGGCAGGTTCTCCGTGATCGTCGCCCTTACGGCCCTTGCCACGTCCACGGTCCGCTCGTCCGCCGAAACCGCCAGTTCCACGCGGACATGACGGCGTGGCAGGGCCGGATCCGTGCCGGTGACGTCCTCTATGTGTACCGGGCGGCCCAGAGCGGCCGTCAGGTGTGTCACGCCGGGGACGGACAGCGCGGCGGCCGCCACCGGTGACTCGTCGAGGGCCGGGGGCGGGGCGTCCCGGCGTACCGCGGGGGAGGCGTCGTCCTCCTCCAACAGGCCCGTGACCCGTAGGTCCACCTCCGTGACCGTCAGACCCAGACGTTCCGTCGCCGCCCCGGCCAGGGCCAGGCGGAGCCGGGAGGCTGTCGTCGGGAGGGGTTCGATGCCCGGCGCCGTGGGGTCCGCCGCGGCCGTGAACTCGGCGCTGACGCGCAGGGGACCGGGCGGCAGCGCGCTGGGCGGAGGCGGCACGGCGGGGTCGTACGTCTGGTCCGGATCGGCGAGCGCGATCCGCAGCGCGCCGAGGCGCACACCGCGCACGGGATCCGCCGCGCGCCGCAGTACCGACTCGGCCGCCCCCTCCGTGATCCACGCGCCGTCGCGCGGGAGGCCCAGGGGCAGCAGTCTGCCGAGGGCGAGCTGCTGCCGTACAAGCTGCTTCCACCGATCCGCGGTCATTGCTCCAGCCTGCCGTATCTCCGGCGCGCCGCCGTGCAACGCCGCTTACTGTGGGCGAAGGAGGACGACCGAAAGGGACATACGGCGATGACTGACATGGAGCGGAACCGGACGGAGAGCCCGGACAGCGAGCTGGAGCCGCCGCAGACCCGTAAGCCCATCAGGCGTGGCGGCGGAGATCCGGCCACCCGGGGACGGACCACGATCGCCGACGGTGTGGTGGAGAAGATCGCCGGGCTCGCGGCCCGCGACGTGCTCGGGGTGCATGCGATGGGCAGCGGGCTGAGCCGGACCTTCGGGGCGGTGCGCGATCGTGTGCCCGGCGGTTCGAAGTCCGTCACGCGGGGTGTGAAGGCCGAGGTCGGCGAGAAGCAGACCGCGCTCGACCTGGAGATCGTCGTCGACTACGGCGTTTCGATCTCGGACGTCGCCCATGCCGTACGGGAGAACGTCATCGCGGCCGTCGAGCGCATGACCGGGCTTGAAGTCGTCGAGGTCAACATCGCCGTGAGTGACGTCAAGCTGCCGGAGGAAGAAGAAGAGGAGCCGGAGACGCGGCTCGAGTGACCACCCGGCCACCGAACGCCGGTGATCGTCAGGCCATCGCCTGCTGGTGATCATCTGCGGCACGGCACCGTCGTGACCACCCGGCCACCGAACTGCTGAGGAGCGCACCATGAGCTTGGCTGTGATCGGCATGATCGCCGGAATGGCGCTGGGCTTCGCCGGGTACTTCGGGGG
This genomic interval from Streptomyces dengpaensis contains the following:
- a CDS encoding enoyl-CoA hydratase/isomerase family protein, which gives rise to MASFDPVLDKDGVRLTVDDAIATVTLTNPAKRNAQSPALWRALAQAGRSLPGSVRVVVLRAEGKSFSAGLDRQAFTPEGFDGEPSFIDLARGSDAELDATIAEYQEAFTWWRRSDVVSVAAVQGHAIGAGFQLALACDLRVVADDVQFAMRETSLGLVPDLTGTHPLVSLVGYARALEICATGRFVSAEEAERTGLANLAVPGGQLDDAVRDLASALLAAPRDAVIETKALLRGAQERSYEEQRVAEREAQARRLRDLAGVGD
- a CDS encoding nucleopolyhedrovirus P10 family protein; amino-acid sequence: MTADRWKQLVRQQLALGRLLPLGLPRDGAWITEGAAESVLRRAADPVRGVRLGALRIALADPDQTYDPAVPPPPSALPPGPLRVSAEFTAAADPTAPGIEPLPTTASRLRLALAGAATERLGLTVTEVDLRVTGLLEEDDASPAVRRDAPPPALDESPVAAAALSVPGVTHLTAALGRPVHIEDVTGTDPALPRRHVRVELAVSADERTVDVARAVRATITENLPDAPSVAVLVTAVH
- a CDS encoding Asp23/Gls24 family envelope stress response protein — protein: MTDMERNRTESPDSELEPPQTRKPIRRGGGDPATRGRTTIADGVVEKIAGLAARDVLGVHAMGSGLSRTFGAVRDRVPGGSKSVTRGVKAEVGEKQTALDLEIVVDYGVSISDVAHAVRENVIAAVERMTGLEVVEVNIAVSDVKLPEEEEEEPETRLE